In Calliopsis andreniformis isolate RMS-2024a chromosome 8, iyCalAndr_principal, whole genome shotgun sequence, one DNA window encodes the following:
- the LOC143182698 gene encoding trafficking protein particle complex subunit 12, with product MAEKDETSMKLKTESTREVMKEKEADISRYFENTSHTIFDEIVPPKKDDFFDMQRGSSSRIPDFELLADHSNEFLKSNALLGNERFDHSALNDMHRDVWIPSEQTRKVLRSIVTSTSGSNSIDRENLTMPGLAIQGDMPDLIKTTAIHFLGEDENIHRNVLTASDVTQDERGLRNLIQAGCYKAAINLSGRLLAVYAQGYGKINQPSKHTPHSLQLWYTRLALLTKLRQVDVLQKESIPFGNLDKPDIYFTYYPELYGTRPGSMASFSFRLLLAEIPLYCGKPKQALDNLYKILATVNQIITNFNNGVCGDGSQVKINETEQEDAIRLWKGRRSRVLISITNCAVSMRNYVLAIDILEKLCDSSDWTPEQLDALKSSIGRLHLFLGDVSAAEKLLINRHKKDSGPTVRELMDRGLMAVAQNLFQEAYKCFQEASTIDPSNIALTNNMAVCLLYTGQLKAAVHLYESAITKNPVKSLQEPILLNICSAYELHTTHCEQPKLHLLSQLNRYKGDAVDVQCLKLAL from the coding sequence ATGGCGGAGAAAGACGAAACTTCCATGAAACTGAAAACCGAATCAACGAGAGAGGTTATGAAAGAAAAAGAAGCTGATATTAGTCGTTATTTCGAAAATACATCTCACACGATTTTTGATGAGATTGTTCCTCCTAAAAAAGATGACTTTTTCGACATGCAAAGAGGTTCTAGTAGCAGAATTCCAGATTTTGAGTTGTTAGCAGATCACTCGAATGAATTTCTGAAAAGTAATGCATTGTTAGGTAACGAACGATTCGATCATAGTGCATTAAATGACATGCACAGAGATGTATGGATACCTTCTGAACAGACACGCAAAGTGTTGCGAAGCATTGTCACATCAACAAGTGGAAGCAATTCTATCGACAGAGAAAATCTGACTATGCCTGGACTTGCGATACAAGGAGATATGCCTGACTTAATAAAAACTACAGCAATACATTTTCTGGGTGAAGATGAAAATATTCATAGAAATGTACTTACAGCGTCTGATGTAACGCAAGATGAACGTGGCTTGAGGAACTTAATTCAAGCTGGCTGTTATAAGGCAGCTATAAATTTGTCAGGGAGACTTTTAGCGGTATATGCTCAGGGATATGGCAAAATAAATCAGCCTAGCAAACATACTCCACATTCTTTACAATTGTGGTACACTAGGCTTGCTTTACTTACTAAGCTGAGACAAGTAGATGTATTACAGAAAGAGTCTATACCATTTGGTAATTTAGATAAGCCAGatatatattttacatattaCCCTGAACTCTATGGTACCAGACCGGGTTCTATGGCTTCATTTTCCTTTAGGTTATTATTAGCTGAAATTCCATTGTATTGTGGAAAGCCGAAACAAGCCTTAGATAATTTGTACAAAATTTTAGCTACAGTAAATCAAATAATAACAAATTTTAATAATGGAGTTTGTGGGGATGGATCTCAagttaaaataaatgaaacagaacAGGAAGATGCTATAAGACTATGGAAAGGCAGGAGATCAAGGGTTCTCATATCTATCACTAATTGTGCAGTCAGCATGAGGAACTATGTCCTGGCTATTGATATTTTAGAGAAGCTATGTGATTCTTCAGATTGGACCCCAGAACAACTTGACGCATTGAAATCTAGTATAGGAAGACTGCATTTATTTTTGGGAGATGTTTCAGCAGCTGAGAAGTTGCTTATAAATCGGCATAAAAAAGACAGTGGCCCAACTGTCAGGGAATtaatggacagaggattgatggcagTAGCTCAGAATTTGTTTCAGGAGGCATACAAATGTTTCCAAGAAGCATCAACAATAGATCCCTCAAATATTGCATTGACTAACAATATGGCTGTTTGCCTTTTATACACAGGACAATTAAAAGCAGCAGTACACTTATACGAAAGTGCAATTACAAAGAACCCTGTGAAAAGTTTACAAGAACCAATACTGTTGAACATATGCAGTGCATATGAGTTGCACACAACACATTGTGAACAACCAAAGTTGCATCTTTTGAGTCAGCTAAATAGGTATAAGGGTGATGCTGTAGATGTACAATGTTTAAAATTGGCTTTGTAA